A window of Candidatus Eisenbacteria bacterium contains these coding sequences:
- a CDS encoding peptidoglycan-binding protein, with protein sequence MLDSRRNGSGSGVARRKGGSPPRSARLDLGRVRRPVRRLAVAFLLLSLCPTAPFALEGALLLEEARALSDRGEAAAAREQLVRARWSAGDPALRRLAETLLRRSEASLPETLRWDWAVLPSDNLGSPAGVEDLPFAMAWLMSEEVLSRGYSRTAPLHRVVAALDRLPEGAAAATPALASTLPIQTIEGLKVRLAMLPGPTGKPLYSGAIDPEAGPGLRDALRAFQSLKGLEPTGEADGRTMGAIQEAYEQALLRPTRPIEAAGIVDLSAAIPARHLIRSSLRVREGRLVFEVAILDAQGRRLWGPVVDEGPLENGAIIARSTLLRLLDLIPAEWRPERFSGIEEPLPSLADLQEAGRWALVRARGDLALARLRGSALRERNPGWERVLVAVDADQAGPSEIASWEDALRKRVLLLGSVGEEDIPLTLEETVSEMPGVFGSPGDARRGPVKALGGEGRLRLEGRFP encoded by the coding sequence ATGCTGGATAGCCGAAGGAACGGCTCGGGGAGCGGAGTTGCTCGCCGCAAGGGCGGATCTCCTCCCCGATCTGCTCGACTGGATCTCGGGCGCGTGCGGCGGCCGGTGAGACGTCTCGCGGTCGCCTTCCTCCTGCTCTCTCTTTGCCCCACCGCTCCCTTCGCGCTCGAAGGGGCGCTCCTGCTGGAGGAGGCCCGCGCTCTGTCCGACCGGGGGGAAGCGGCGGCCGCACGAGAACAGCTCGTCCGCGCGCGCTGGAGCGCCGGCGACCCGGCGCTCCGCAGGCTGGCGGAAACGCTTCTGCGCAGGAGCGAGGCCTCTCTCCCCGAGACCTTGCGCTGGGACTGGGCCGTTCTGCCGAGCGACAACCTCGGCAGCCCGGCCGGAGTGGAGGACCTTCCCTTCGCCATGGCTTGGCTGATGAGCGAGGAGGTCCTCTCGCGAGGCTACTCGCGGACGGCTCCCCTCCATCGCGTCGTCGCGGCGCTCGATCGCCTTCCGGAAGGCGCTGCGGCCGCCACGCCGGCTTTGGCCTCGACCCTGCCGATCCAGACGATCGAGGGGCTCAAGGTGCGTCTCGCGATGCTGCCGGGGCCAACCGGGAAACCGCTCTACTCCGGCGCGATCGACCCGGAGGCGGGACCGGGGTTGCGGGATGCCCTGCGTGCCTTCCAGTCCCTGAAGGGGCTCGAGCCGACGGGGGAGGCGGACGGCAGGACGATGGGGGCCATCCAGGAGGCGTACGAGCAAGCGCTCCTTCGGCCCACTCGTCCGATCGAAGCCGCGGGAATCGTCGATCTCTCGGCGGCGATTCCCGCGCGACACCTGATTCGCTCGAGCCTTCGCGTGCGCGAGGGGCGGCTCGTTTTCGAAGTCGCCATCCTCGACGCGCAGGGACGCCGGCTCTGGGGTCCGGTGGTGGATGAGGGGCCGCTGGAGAACGGAGCGATCATCGCGCGCTCCACGCTCCTCAGGCTTCTCGACCTCATCCCGGCCGAGTGGAGGCCGGAGCGGTTCTCGGGGATCGAAGAGCCCCTTCCATCGCTCGCCGATCTGCAGGAGGCGGGGAGATGGGCCCTCGTGCGCGCGCGGGGAGATCTCGCTCTGGCGAGGCTGCGTGGCTCGGCCCTGAGAGAGCGCAACCCGGGATGGGAGCGGGTCCTGGTTGCCGTGGACGCCGATCAGGCCGGCCCCAGCGAGATCGCCTCATGGGAGGACGCGCTCCGAAAGCGTGTGCTGCTCTTGGGCTCTGTCGGGGAGGAGGATATCCCTCTGACGCTCGAGGAGACCGTGAGCGAGATGCCGGGCGTCTTCGGATCGCCGGGCGATGCCAGGCGCGGACCCGTGAAAGCCCTCGGCGGCGAAGGGAGACTCCGTCTCGAGGGGAGGTTCCCGTGA